Proteins from a genomic interval of Osmia bicornis bicornis chromosome 13, iOsmBic2.1, whole genome shotgun sequence:
- the LOC114875057 gene encoding protein stum isoform X1, translated as MSVDAMQLFRGPPTWRTSSRCVRIVRSGWRLDRRYFCESDNGSRRASHSGGLHEGLELWGLERMRRIDDGHVARPPPFRVLAAPDGNYLSPPTIPPPPPRAPEPYKVAPSSTSSSRAHRRSSFVIIADSRPVSPEARTPSPTLAAGRVSPFRGRGFKGPPPRSRSRPQSPEAGDGRRRGRIDRRVSVSQQSSPRRSLIPQPTRQRSTSLSKSTERLSSPKLGRRVDSRGRLNAADSRNRLNAYGNSNSKTNLATRRQVSKTPSKLSPIQGTPTKPEKTPQTTRRDRFKETAKTSPTKTQKVFVSPAKNLKNSRRVNQEKNSTAGRTTSKERVTSPSKIPLKTNRVSTNNLNPARFITINQPNEKNKKPVDKGQKDGRTSNEQTNDTNQSGKQPEAGQKESQTSEKNSNTEQTGELNLIDLLRQTSTATGTSSMVNTTATTAVQPLHIDANTVLLEKDSSDKKSLNPEKKNQSDPSSGKSSNSSNEDVGKQNASDDQRPNPQKASKPNSNHNRTKGGTENRTDSPVPSESIGHSKNSSISQSLKNVGKVNSATTGSAKNRSQNDQTVKTSRSNDQKIEESNSMKSQPASNSVKSNEIESNDFIKNHSSNGTHRTVVSIGSAGGDVKAAPRSANDSETKSATNSSSAMKNNSEQNNVSVTVGAVNDDRKNVNSSGVKPRAGNHGSGMSVKSSAGVSVDSIESVRSTDTGVSVDTVKGVSSPREKTGMHVVKRAQEIETLSGNVVHLEQNGEPAVLAAANGVGERPPEKLFTRWKRSWDRCGECCRSMRCLACRTNPKGLAWPGKHSRITTLTNRNEQLPANNASDNAPVGCWPKFKDRCRCKRLRDMKCCSRKSRIAPAEASVCCPPERKFGAICRRLFDSCKCKRNAEVERTRNIRAKHSLTSVAPPPLSEEPKAKIPDVLVEHNSLMRGAIPCLPVPLAWFCLVWNVLLPGSGTVWSGIFNLCTGQPRFSSVAGVKSRLGAFVVNLMVGVGQLFTVLFCLVGWGWSIWWGVTLVRLARKYKRFKASEAALNDPEARGGEPAAMPPGVPSHALRGTERTR; from the exons GTGAGAGCGACAACGGATCTCGGCGTGCTTCGCATTCTGGTGGTCTGCATGAAGGACTCGAG CTTTGGGGCCTCGAAAGGATGAGGCGGATAGACGACGGCCATGTTGCAAGACCACCTCCGTTCAGGGTGCTCGCGGCACCCGACGGGAATTACCTGTCACCCCCAACGATACCGCCGCCACCGCCGCGTGCACCCGAGCCCTACAAGGTCGCACCTTCCTCCACGTCGTCCTCGAGGGCGCACAGGCGATCAAGTTTCGTTATTATCGCGGACTCGAGGCCTGTATCCCCGGAAGCTAGGACCCCGTCACCGACCTTGGCCGCTGGCAGGGTCTCACCCTTTCGAGGACGGGGATTCAAAGGACCTCCGCCGCGATCGAGGTCCAGACCACAATCCCCCGAGGCTGGGGACGGTCGAAGAAGGGGTAGAATTGATCGTCGAG TTTCAGTATCGCAACAGAGTAGTCCGAGAAGGAGCCTAATACCGCAACCAACGCGGCAGCGTTCGACGTCCCTCAGCAAATCAACCGAGCGTCTCTCCTCCCCGAAGCTCGGTCGTCGCGTAGATTCCAGAGGCCGTCTGAACGCCGCGGACTCCAGAAATCGCCTAAATGCCTACGGTAACAGCAACAGCAAGACGAACCTGGCCACGCGTCGCCAGGTCTCGAAGACACCCAGCAAATTGTCTCCGATCCAAGGAACTCCAACGAAACCTGAAAAAACACCCCAAACCACGCGCAGAGATCGTTTCAAGGAAACCGCGAAGACATCGCCGACGAAAACGCAGAAGGTGTTCGTCTCTCCGGCGAAGAATCTCAAGAACTCGAGGAGGGTGAACCAGGAGAAGAATTCAACGGCTGGAAGAACGACGAGCAAAGAACGCGTAACGTCTCCCTCGAAGATTCCCTTGAAGACCAACAGGGTGAGCACTAATAACTTGAACCCAGCCAGGTTCATCACGATTAATCAGCCTAACGAGAAAAACAAGAAGCCGGTGGATAAGGGGCAGAAAGATGGTCGAACAAGTAACGAACAGACGAACGACACCAATCAGAGTGGGAAACAACCGGAAGCAGGGCAGAAAGAGTCTCAGACTAGTGAGAAAAATTCGAACACCGAGCAGACTGGCGAATTAAATCTGATAGATTTATTAAGACAAACCTCGACTGCCACCGGAACTTCCAGCATGGTGAACACCACAGCGACAACTGCTGTTCAACCTCTTCACATCGACGCGAATACAGTGCTTCTGGAGAAGGATTCTTCGGACAAGAAGAGCCTGAATCCCGAGAAGAAGAACCAAAGTGATCCTTCCAGTGGTAAATCTTCCAATTCATCGAACGAAGATGTCGGTAAGCAAAACGCGAGCGATGATCAGCGTCCGAATCCTCAGAAAGCTAGCAAACCTAACAGCAATCACAACCGAACGAAAGGTGGAACAGAAAACAGGACGGATTCCCCAGTTCCCAGTGAATCCATCGGTCATTCGAAGAACAGCAGTATCAGTCAGTCCTTGAAGAACGTTGGTAAAGTGAACAGTGCAACCACTGGTTCAGCTAAGAACAGGAGTCAAAACGATCAGACTGTTAAAACTTCCAGGTCGAACGATCAGAAGATCGAGGAATCGAATTCGATGAAATCTCAGCCGGCTTCTAATTCAGTTAAAAGTAACGAAATCGAGTCGAATGATTTCATTAAGAATCATTCGAGTAATGGTACTCACAGGACAGTGGTCAGCATCGGGAGTGCTGGGGGGGATGTTAAAGCAGCTCCTAGGTCAGCTAACGATTCGGAGACGAAGAGTGCGACGAATTCTAGTTCGGCAATGAAGAATAACTCGGAGCAGAATAATGTGTCCGTCACGGTTGGTGCAGTGAACGATGATAGGAAAAATGTGAACAGCTCCGGGGTGAAACCGCGAGCGGGGAATCATGGAAGTGGTATGTCCGTGAAGTCATCCGCGGGGGTGTCGGTCGATTCGATCGAAAGCGTTCGGTCCACCGACACCGGGGTCAGCGTGGACACTGTTAAAGGGGTGTCCTCGCCTAGGGAGAAAACCGGGATGCACGTAGTGAAACGGGCCCAGGAGATCGAGACCCTCAGTGGGAACGTGGTGCACTTGGAACAGAACGGAGAACCAGC GGTGCTGGCAGCAGCGAACGGCGTTGGCGAACGACCCCCCGAAAAGCTTTTCACTCGTTGGAAGAGATCTTGGGATCGTTGTGGCGAGTGCTGTCGCAGTATGAGGTGTCTAGCTTGCCGTACTAATCCAAAGGGATTAGCCTGGCCCGGGAAACATTCCAGGATCACTACCTTGACGAACAGAAACGAACAGCTTCCGGCGAACAATGCGAGCGACAATGCACCCGTTGGTTGTTGGCCTAAATTCAAGGACAGATGCAG ATGCAAACGGCTCAGGGATATGAAATGTTGCTCAAGAAAATCGAGGATCGCGCCTGCAGAGGCCAGTGTCTGTTGTCCACCGGAAAGGAAATTCGGCGCTATTTGTCGCCGGTTATTCGACAGCTGTAAATGCAAGAGAAACGCTGAAGTAGAACGCACAAGAAACATACGTGCCAAGCACAGTCTTACCAGCGTAGCACCACCCCCATTATCAGAG GAACCAAAAGCTAAGATACCGGATGTTCTGGTAGAGCACAATTCCCTAATGCGTGGCGCTATTCCATGTCTACCAGTTCCTCTCGCCTGGTTTTGTCTCGTTTGGAACGTTCTACTGCCTGGTTCCG GTACCGTTTGGAGCGGAATTTTCAACTTATGCACAGGTCAACCGAGATTCTCATCAGTGGCTGGAGTGAAATCGAGACTCGGGGCATTCGTGGTAAATCTGATGGTTGGGGTTGGTCAATTATTCACTGTATTATTCTGCCTGGTTGGTTGGGGTTGGAGCATTTGGTGGGGCGTTACTCTGGTCCGTTTAGCCA gaAAATACAAGAGATTCAAGGCGTCCGAAGCAGCCCTTAACGACCCCGAAGCGAGAGGCGGGGAACCAGCAGCAATGCCCCCAGGTGTACCAAGTCACGCGCTAAGAGGGACGGAACGTACGCGATAA
- the LOC114875057 gene encoding protein stum isoform X2 → MRRIDDGHVARPPPFRVLAAPDGNYLSPPTIPPPPPRAPEPYKVAPSSTSSSRAHRRSSFVIIADSRPVSPEARTPSPTLAAGRVSPFRGRGFKGPPPRSRSRPQSPEAGDGRRRGRIDRRVSVSQQSSPRRSLIPQPTRQRSTSLSKSTERLSSPKLGRRVDSRGRLNAADSRNRLNAYGNSNSKTNLATRRQVSKTPSKLSPIQGTPTKPEKTPQTTRRDRFKETAKTSPTKTQKVFVSPAKNLKNSRRVNQEKNSTAGRTTSKERVTSPSKIPLKTNRVSTNNLNPARFITINQPNEKNKKPVDKGQKDGRTSNEQTNDTNQSGKQPEAGQKESQTSEKNSNTEQTGELNLIDLLRQTSTATGTSSMVNTTATTAVQPLHIDANTVLLEKDSSDKKSLNPEKKNQSDPSSGKSSNSSNEDVGKQNASDDQRPNPQKASKPNSNHNRTKGGTENRTDSPVPSESIGHSKNSSISQSLKNVGKVNSATTGSAKNRSQNDQTVKTSRSNDQKIEESNSMKSQPASNSVKSNEIESNDFIKNHSSNGTHRTVVSIGSAGGDVKAAPRSANDSETKSATNSSSAMKNNSEQNNVSVTVGAVNDDRKNVNSSGVKPRAGNHGSGMSVKSSAGVSVDSIESVRSTDTGVSVDTVKGVSSPREKTGMHVVKRAQEIETLSGNVVHLEQNGEPAVLAAANGVGERPPEKLFTRWKRSWDRCGECCRSMRCLACRTNPKGLAWPGKHSRITTLTNRNEQLPANNASDNAPVGCWPKFKDRCRCKRLRDMKCCSRKSRIAPAEASVCCPPERKFGAICRRLFDSCKCKRNAEVERTRNIRAKHSLTSVAPPPLSEEPKAKIPDVLVEHNSLMRGAIPCLPVPLAWFCLVWNVLLPGSGTVWSGIFNLCTGQPRFSSVAGVKSRLGAFVVNLMVGVGQLFTVLFCLVGWGWSIWWGVTLVRLARKYKRFKASEAALNDPEARGGEPAAMPPGVPSHALRGTERTR, encoded by the exons ATGAGGCGGATAGACGACGGCCATGTTGCAAGACCACCTCCGTTCAGGGTGCTCGCGGCACCCGACGGGAATTACCTGTCACCCCCAACGATACCGCCGCCACCGCCGCGTGCACCCGAGCCCTACAAGGTCGCACCTTCCTCCACGTCGTCCTCGAGGGCGCACAGGCGATCAAGTTTCGTTATTATCGCGGACTCGAGGCCTGTATCCCCGGAAGCTAGGACCCCGTCACCGACCTTGGCCGCTGGCAGGGTCTCACCCTTTCGAGGACGGGGATTCAAAGGACCTCCGCCGCGATCGAGGTCCAGACCACAATCCCCCGAGGCTGGGGACGGTCGAAGAAGGGGTAGAATTGATCGTCGAG TTTCAGTATCGCAACAGAGTAGTCCGAGAAGGAGCCTAATACCGCAACCAACGCGGCAGCGTTCGACGTCCCTCAGCAAATCAACCGAGCGTCTCTCCTCCCCGAAGCTCGGTCGTCGCGTAGATTCCAGAGGCCGTCTGAACGCCGCGGACTCCAGAAATCGCCTAAATGCCTACGGTAACAGCAACAGCAAGACGAACCTGGCCACGCGTCGCCAGGTCTCGAAGACACCCAGCAAATTGTCTCCGATCCAAGGAACTCCAACGAAACCTGAAAAAACACCCCAAACCACGCGCAGAGATCGTTTCAAGGAAACCGCGAAGACATCGCCGACGAAAACGCAGAAGGTGTTCGTCTCTCCGGCGAAGAATCTCAAGAACTCGAGGAGGGTGAACCAGGAGAAGAATTCAACGGCTGGAAGAACGACGAGCAAAGAACGCGTAACGTCTCCCTCGAAGATTCCCTTGAAGACCAACAGGGTGAGCACTAATAACTTGAACCCAGCCAGGTTCATCACGATTAATCAGCCTAACGAGAAAAACAAGAAGCCGGTGGATAAGGGGCAGAAAGATGGTCGAACAAGTAACGAACAGACGAACGACACCAATCAGAGTGGGAAACAACCGGAAGCAGGGCAGAAAGAGTCTCAGACTAGTGAGAAAAATTCGAACACCGAGCAGACTGGCGAATTAAATCTGATAGATTTATTAAGACAAACCTCGACTGCCACCGGAACTTCCAGCATGGTGAACACCACAGCGACAACTGCTGTTCAACCTCTTCACATCGACGCGAATACAGTGCTTCTGGAGAAGGATTCTTCGGACAAGAAGAGCCTGAATCCCGAGAAGAAGAACCAAAGTGATCCTTCCAGTGGTAAATCTTCCAATTCATCGAACGAAGATGTCGGTAAGCAAAACGCGAGCGATGATCAGCGTCCGAATCCTCAGAAAGCTAGCAAACCTAACAGCAATCACAACCGAACGAAAGGTGGAACAGAAAACAGGACGGATTCCCCAGTTCCCAGTGAATCCATCGGTCATTCGAAGAACAGCAGTATCAGTCAGTCCTTGAAGAACGTTGGTAAAGTGAACAGTGCAACCACTGGTTCAGCTAAGAACAGGAGTCAAAACGATCAGACTGTTAAAACTTCCAGGTCGAACGATCAGAAGATCGAGGAATCGAATTCGATGAAATCTCAGCCGGCTTCTAATTCAGTTAAAAGTAACGAAATCGAGTCGAATGATTTCATTAAGAATCATTCGAGTAATGGTACTCACAGGACAGTGGTCAGCATCGGGAGTGCTGGGGGGGATGTTAAAGCAGCTCCTAGGTCAGCTAACGATTCGGAGACGAAGAGTGCGACGAATTCTAGTTCGGCAATGAAGAATAACTCGGAGCAGAATAATGTGTCCGTCACGGTTGGTGCAGTGAACGATGATAGGAAAAATGTGAACAGCTCCGGGGTGAAACCGCGAGCGGGGAATCATGGAAGTGGTATGTCCGTGAAGTCATCCGCGGGGGTGTCGGTCGATTCGATCGAAAGCGTTCGGTCCACCGACACCGGGGTCAGCGTGGACACTGTTAAAGGGGTGTCCTCGCCTAGGGAGAAAACCGGGATGCACGTAGTGAAACGGGCCCAGGAGATCGAGACCCTCAGTGGGAACGTGGTGCACTTGGAACAGAACGGAGAACCAGC GGTGCTGGCAGCAGCGAACGGCGTTGGCGAACGACCCCCCGAAAAGCTTTTCACTCGTTGGAAGAGATCTTGGGATCGTTGTGGCGAGTGCTGTCGCAGTATGAGGTGTCTAGCTTGCCGTACTAATCCAAAGGGATTAGCCTGGCCCGGGAAACATTCCAGGATCACTACCTTGACGAACAGAAACGAACAGCTTCCGGCGAACAATGCGAGCGACAATGCACCCGTTGGTTGTTGGCCTAAATTCAAGGACAGATGCAG ATGCAAACGGCTCAGGGATATGAAATGTTGCTCAAGAAAATCGAGGATCGCGCCTGCAGAGGCCAGTGTCTGTTGTCCACCGGAAAGGAAATTCGGCGCTATTTGTCGCCGGTTATTCGACAGCTGTAAATGCAAGAGAAACGCTGAAGTAGAACGCACAAGAAACATACGTGCCAAGCACAGTCTTACCAGCGTAGCACCACCCCCATTATCAGAG GAACCAAAAGCTAAGATACCGGATGTTCTGGTAGAGCACAATTCCCTAATGCGTGGCGCTATTCCATGTCTACCAGTTCCTCTCGCCTGGTTTTGTCTCGTTTGGAACGTTCTACTGCCTGGTTCCG GTACCGTTTGGAGCGGAATTTTCAACTTATGCACAGGTCAACCGAGATTCTCATCAGTGGCTGGAGTGAAATCGAGACTCGGGGCATTCGTGGTAAATCTGATGGTTGGGGTTGGTCAATTATTCACTGTATTATTCTGCCTGGTTGGTTGGGGTTGGAGCATTTGGTGGGGCGTTACTCTGGTCCGTTTAGCCA gaAAATACAAGAGATTCAAGGCGTCCGAAGCAGCCCTTAACGACCCCGAAGCGAGAGGCGGGGAACCAGCAGCAATGCCCCCAGGTGTACCAAGTCACGCGCTAAGAGGGACGGAACGTACGCGATAA
- the LOC114875037 gene encoding cAMP-dependent protein kinase catalytic subunit 1-like, with product MNPERQRAFAEYQKILDELKTAFLERWKVKKTDNVSMKDFERFRTVGSGAFGRVILVKYRPTSVYYAMKILDKAKIVKMKQVDHTHNEKKILQCVRFPFVVFMEFFFKDNSYIYMVLPFINGGEMFTHLRRMGKFDESLAKFYAAQVALALEYLHHCSLVYRDLKPENILIQHTGYIRVTDFGFCKMIDGRTWTLCGTPEYLAPEVILSKGYGKSVDWWSFGVLIYEMNAGYPPFYSRDPMKIYEKIVAGKYKFAHHFGEELKDILKNILQVDLTRRYGNLKGGSMDIKGHKWFQSLDWNQIYHQKITPSFIPQCETPEDTRNFDHYEEESLRVDQVDRFAKEFANF from the coding sequence ATGAACCCAGAACGACAGCGTGCGTTCGCCGAGTACCAGAAGATACTGGACGAGCTGAAGACTGCGTTCCTCGAGCGATGGAAGGTTAAGAAAACTGACAACGTCTCCATGAAGGACTTCGAGCGATTTCGAACGGTCGGAAGCGGTGCTTTCGGACGGGTTATACTCGTCAAATACAGGCCAACTTCCGTCTACTACGCTATGAAGATCCTGGACAAAGCGAAGATCGTGAAGATGAAACAGGTGGATCACACCCACAACGAGAAGAAGATACTCCAGTGTGTTAGGTTCCCTTTCGTCGTCTTCATGGAGTTCTTCTTCAAGGATAACTCTTACATTTATATGGTATTGCCGTTTATAAATGGCGGGGAAATGTTTACGCATCTAAGGCGAATGGGGAAGTTCGATGAATCCCTGGCGAAATTCTATGCAGCCCAGGTGGCTTTGGCGTTGGAATACCTTCATCATTGCAGTCTGGTTTACAGAGATTTGAAACCGGAGAATATTTTGATTCAGCACACTGGTTACATACGAGTGACGGATTTCGGTTTTTGCAAAATGATCGACGGAAGAACTTGGACGCTGTGCGGCACACCCGAGTACCTGGCACCGGAAGTGATCCTGTCAAAGGGTTACGGGAAATCCGTGGACTGGTGGAGTTTCGGTGTGCTGATCTACGAGATGAACGCTGGTTATCCACCGTTTTATTCGCGGGATCCCATGAAGATATACGAGAAGATCGTTGCTGGGAAATATAAATTCGCTCATCATTTTGGCGAAGAGTTGAAGGATATCTTGAAGAATATACTTCAGGTGGATCTGACAAGACGGTATGGGAACTTGAAGGGTGGTAGCATGGATATCAAAGGGCACAAATGGTTCCAATCGCTGGACTGGAACCAGATTTACCATCAGAAGATCACGCCCAGTTTTATACCGCAATGCGAAACACCGGAGGACACGAGAAATTTTGATCATTACGAGGAGGAGTCGTTGAGGGTGGATCAGGTCGATCGTTTCGCCAAAGagtttgcaaatttttaa